The proteins below are encoded in one region of Bifidobacterium dentium JCM 1195 = DSM 20436:
- the dcd gene encoding dCTP deaminase produces the protein MLLSDRDILAAQADGHISLDPWTPEMVQPASIDVRLDRFFRLFNNHAYTYVDPAENQGELTEQFEVAADEPWILHPGEFALGSTWEYVKLDSTVAARLEGKSSLGRLGILTHSTAGFIDPGFEGHITLELSNVSTLPVKLWPGMKIGQMCFFRLSSPAEHPYGSQGTGSHYQGQRGPTPSRSYVNFYKAEIQD, from the coding sequence ATGCTGCTGTCCGATCGCGACATTCTCGCCGCTCAGGCCGACGGTCATATCTCACTTGATCCGTGGACTCCGGAAATGGTGCAGCCGGCTTCGATCGATGTACGTTTGGACCGCTTCTTCCGCCTGTTCAACAATCATGCGTACACGTATGTCGATCCGGCGGAGAATCAGGGCGAGCTGACCGAACAGTTCGAGGTCGCTGCGGACGAGCCGTGGATCCTACACCCGGGCGAGTTCGCACTGGGCTCCACTTGGGAGTACGTGAAGCTGGATTCGACCGTCGCGGCACGATTGGAAGGCAAGAGCTCTCTGGGTCGCTTGGGCATTCTGACCCATTCCACCGCGGGATTCATCGACCCGGGCTTCGAGGGGCATATCACATTGGAGCTATCCAACGTGTCCACGTTGCCGGTGAAGCTGTGGCCGGGCATGAAAATCGGCCAGATGTGCTTCTTCCGGTTGAGTTCGCCAGCCGAGCACCCATACGGCTCGCAGGGCACCGGCTCGCATTATCAGGGCCAGCGCGGGCCGACACCGAGCCGCTCGTATGTGAATTTTTACAAAGCCGAGATCCAAGACTGA
- a CDS encoding alpha-galactosidase — MTLIQSFQGSASDGTALTAVYAEQSASGVALAIVFPGSELPRLVYWGRPLSAPETVIGLYDALRPQRVSGALDYTAWPSVLPTQSESWIGAKRFEIRRDGRELFCKFAVTDIKAETVEDGNVYEMTVKNGYPQWNVASEPKRTPTITATAEDVEQGVKLIWTCEIDVSGLVRQQATVINTGDGLLEVGKVELGFPVPADATEILTTTGHHLRERSPQRQPLTVGRFEKVSMTGRPDFDATLLLSLGETGFGFTRGNVYSAHVAWSGNSVLSAERLPYTTGMLGGGEMLFGGEITLAGGEEYTTPWVCGSFGEGLNEVASRFHSFIRNAHRDWNAKHGIAPKPRPVILNTWEAVYFNHDYDTLTALADKAVESGVERFVVDDGWFGSRRDDTSGLGDWEISQEVWPDGDKSLKALADYVHGKGLEFGLWFEPEMVNPDSDMFRAHPDWVLKPTAGRLPMQGRTQQVVDLTNPDAYAYVYGAMDKLVGELGIDYIKWDHNKLVTEAVSPYSGRPAVHEQTLAVYRIFTDLKAAHPGLEIESCSSGGGRVDLGILEVADRIWGSDCVDPVERADIQRYTSLLVPPEMIGEHVGASPAHSTHRATSQELRMAMAFFGHMGIEWNLLKEPQADIDKLAEWVAEFKKHREWFAVDTVVHSDAADPAVRVDGCVMPNKAAAIYRFTQLTTSQTYPAAPVRLPGLDPDKVYEVSPLDVSLDLIKQDITNGQSPLGWWNPEGVKMTGRALETYGIRPPSLHPAQAVLFKVVEI; from the coding sequence ATGACGCTCATTCAATCGTTTCAAGGATCCGCTTCCGACGGTACTGCACTGACCGCCGTCTATGCCGAACAGTCGGCCAGCGGCGTGGCCCTTGCCATCGTGTTCCCCGGTAGCGAGCTGCCGCGACTGGTGTATTGGGGTCGTCCGCTGTCCGCCCCTGAAACCGTGATCGGACTATACGACGCCCTGCGTCCGCAACGCGTCTCCGGTGCGCTCGACTACACCGCATGGCCGAGCGTGCTGCCGACCCAATCCGAATCCTGGATCGGCGCCAAGCGTTTTGAAATCCGTCGCGACGGCCGCGAGCTGTTCTGCAAGTTCGCCGTCACCGACATCAAGGCCGAAACCGTGGAAGACGGCAACGTCTACGAGATGACCGTGAAGAACGGCTATCCACAGTGGAACGTAGCCTCCGAACCAAAGCGGACGCCGACCATCACCGCCACCGCCGAAGACGTGGAACAGGGTGTGAAACTCATCTGGACCTGCGAAATCGACGTGAGCGGTCTCGTACGCCAGCAGGCTACCGTAATCAACACCGGCGACGGCCTGCTCGAAGTCGGCAAGGTGGAACTTGGCTTCCCCGTGCCGGCCGACGCCACCGAAATCCTCACCACCACCGGCCATCATCTGCGTGAGCGCTCGCCGCAACGTCAGCCGCTGACCGTCGGTCGTTTCGAAAAGGTCTCGATGACCGGTCGCCCTGATTTCGATGCGACCCTGCTGCTTTCCCTCGGCGAAACCGGCTTTGGATTCACCCGTGGCAACGTCTATTCCGCACATGTCGCATGGAGCGGCAACAGCGTGCTCTCCGCGGAGCGACTGCCTTACACCACCGGTATGCTCGGCGGCGGCGAAATGCTTTTCGGAGGTGAAATCACGCTGGCCGGCGGCGAAGAATACACGACCCCATGGGTGTGTGGATCCTTTGGCGAGGGACTCAACGAAGTCGCCTCCCGATTCCATTCGTTCATCCGCAACGCGCATCGCGACTGGAACGCCAAGCACGGCATTGCCCCCAAGCCGCGTCCGGTCATCCTCAACACTTGGGAGGCCGTCTATTTCAACCACGACTACGACACCCTCACCGCACTGGCCGACAAGGCCGTGGAAAGTGGTGTGGAACGCTTTGTGGTGGATGACGGTTGGTTCGGCTCCCGCCGTGATGACACTTCCGGCCTCGGCGACTGGGAGATTTCGCAGGAGGTGTGGCCTGACGGCGACAAGTCACTGAAGGCGCTCGCCGACTATGTGCACGGCAAGGGTCTTGAGTTCGGCCTGTGGTTCGAGCCGGAAATGGTCAACCCCGATTCCGACATGTTCCGCGCGCATCCGGATTGGGTCCTGAAGCCCACCGCCGGTCGTCTGCCGATGCAGGGGCGCACCCAGCAGGTCGTCGACCTGACCAATCCCGACGCCTATGCCTATGTGTATGGCGCCATGGACAAGCTCGTCGGCGAACTTGGCATCGATTACATCAAATGGGATCACAACAAGCTCGTCACCGAAGCCGTTTCGCCGTATTCCGGCCGTCCGGCGGTGCATGAGCAGACGCTTGCCGTCTATAGGATCTTCACCGATCTGAAGGCCGCTCACCCGGGGCTCGAAATCGAAAGCTGCTCCTCTGGCGGTGGCCGTGTGGATCTCGGCATCCTCGAAGTGGCCGACCGTATCTGGGGCTCCGACTGTGTCGATCCGGTGGAACGCGCCGATATTCAACGCTACACCTCGCTGCTCGTGCCTCCGGAGATGATCGGTGAACATGTGGGCGCTTCCCCCGCACATTCCACGCACCGTGCCACTTCGCAGGAGTTGCGCATGGCCATGGCGTTCTTCGGGCACATGGGCATCGAATGGAACCTGCTTAAGGAGCCGCAGGCCGACATCGACAAGCTTGCCGAATGGGTCGCCGAGTTCAAAAAGCATCGTGAATGGTTCGCCGTCGATACGGTGGTGCATTCCGATGCCGCCGATCCGGCCGTACGCGTGGATGGTTGCGTCATGCCGAACAAGGCCGCCGCAATCTACCGCTTCACGCAACTGACCACTTCGCAGACCTACCCAGCCGCACCGGTGCGTCTGCCAGGCCTCGATCCGGACAAGGTGTACGAGGTGTCACCGCTTGACGTGAGTCTCGATCTGATCAAGCAGGACATCACCAATGGCCAGAGTCCGCTCGGCTGGTGGAATCCTGAAGGCGTGAAGATGACCGGCCGTGCGCTCGAGACCTACGGCATTCGCCCGCCGTCCCTCCACCCCGCTCAGGCCGTCCTGTTCAAGGTCGTGGAAATCTGA
- a CDS encoding ABC transporter substrate-binding protein translates to MKPDSTTSVGKIRRIAYRALTAACAVAITAGLAGCGNSTAGTVTLDFFQFKAEAADWFTAKAREFEKTHPNIKINVNNSSDATTDLRTRLVKNREPDVITINGDINYGMLAEAGVFHDFTDDEIVDKLNPGMVKIAKSLVQTEDQSKKRLYAIPYAGNASGYIINADVWEAAGEDPDNPPQTWSEFIALLKRFKAKGITPIEASTADPWTLQAPLSSLNSTLVPESEYSKLKDGSKTFSDLWSTVSDELIEIYQNYTQKNPAVTYQQATQDLAGGKAAILPLGTYAIPQVRLINKKANLRFAQMPATDNVKEQQLTAGDDVMLTMGAHTKHEKEAREFVDFLMSEENVKDYSKQQSAFTPYKDTYVGDDALNGVLSFYKAGKLTDFCDHYVPASINIAGFLQTLIQTGNKDKFLNSMQSEYDKIEARNFR, encoded by the coding sequence ATGAAACCTGATTCCACAACCAGTGTAGGCAAGATCAGGAGGATTGCATACCGTGCGCTCACCGCTGCATGCGCAGTTGCGATTACGGCCGGCCTCGCCGGCTGCGGCAACAGCACCGCGGGAACCGTTACGTTGGATTTCTTCCAATTCAAAGCCGAGGCTGCGGATTGGTTCACGGCGAAGGCCCGCGAATTCGAGAAGACCCATCCCAACATCAAGATCAACGTCAACAATTCCTCCGACGCAACCACCGATTTGCGTACGCGCTTGGTGAAAAACCGTGAACCTGACGTCATCACCATCAACGGCGACATCAATTACGGCATGCTGGCCGAAGCGGGCGTGTTCCATGACTTCACCGATGACGAAATCGTCGATAAGCTTAATCCGGGCATGGTGAAGATCGCCAAGAGCCTGGTGCAGACGGAGGACCAGTCCAAGAAGCGTCTGTACGCCATTCCGTATGCCGGCAACGCAAGCGGCTATATCATCAACGCCGACGTGTGGGAGGCTGCCGGCGAGGACCCCGACAATCCTCCGCAGACCTGGAGCGAATTCATCGCACTGCTCAAGCGGTTCAAGGCGAAGGGTATCACGCCTATCGAAGCGAGTACCGCCGATCCGTGGACACTGCAGGCCCCGCTGTCTTCCCTCAACTCCACGCTGGTGCCGGAGTCGGAATACAGCAAGCTCAAGGATGGTTCCAAGACGTTCTCCGACCTGTGGAGCACGGTCAGCGACGAGTTGATTGAGATCTATCAGAACTACACGCAGAAGAATCCGGCCGTCACCTACCAGCAGGCCACGCAGGATCTGGCAGGCGGCAAGGCGGCAATTCTGCCGCTGGGTACATATGCGATTCCACAGGTGCGCCTGATCAACAAGAAGGCCAACCTCCGCTTCGCGCAGATGCCGGCCACCGACAATGTCAAGGAGCAGCAGCTCACCGCCGGCGATGACGTGATGCTGACCATGGGCGCGCACACCAAGCATGAGAAGGAGGCGCGCGAATTCGTGGACTTCCTCATGAGCGAGGAGAACGTGAAGGACTACTCCAAGCAGCAGTCCGCATTCACTCCGTACAAGGACACCTACGTGGGTGATGACGCGTTGAACGGCGTGCTGAGCTTCTACAAGGCAGGTAAGCTGACCGACTTCTGCGACCACTATGTGCCGGCCAGCATCAACATTGCAGGCTTCCTGCAGACGTTGATCCAGACGGGAAACAAAGACAAATTCCTGAACAGCATGCAGTCCGAATACGACAAGATCGAAGCTAGGAACTTCAGGTGA
- a CDS encoding carbohydrate ABC transporter permease, giving the protein MTGNTAMKPAKKKVSKFSKRKVDPAFYWMTIPAAILVAIFLYWPFLQGAAYSFTNSQGYGDFKFIGFKNYIAMFQDARVGNAYMFTIFIAVLITIGTNFIGMFLAVLLNSRIAFKNGFRAIFFIPYTLSVLVIGYVFKYIFMTPLPELGQALHIDWLSTSMISNPDLAWFPIVFLSIWQGVAYSTLLYLAGLQTIDNEIYEAASIDGVNAWQNFWQITFPLIGPFFTINMVLSLKNSLGAFDQIMALTKGGPDSKTETVSYLIFQNGLGNGEYSYQMANAVTFFIVLAILAFVQLKFFSGKEKV; this is encoded by the coding sequence ATGACTGGCAATACTGCAATGAAGCCTGCGAAGAAAAAGGTTTCGAAATTCTCCAAGCGCAAGGTCGATCCGGCGTTCTACTGGATGACCATACCGGCCGCGATTCTGGTGGCGATCTTCCTGTACTGGCCGTTCCTGCAGGGCGCGGCGTATTCGTTCACCAACTCGCAGGGCTATGGCGATTTCAAGTTCATTGGCTTCAAGAACTACATCGCGATGTTCCAGGATGCGCGTGTGGGCAACGCCTACATGTTCACGATTTTCATCGCGGTGCTGATCACGATCGGCACGAACTTCATCGGCATGTTCCTGGCGGTGCTTCTGAATTCCAGGATCGCCTTCAAGAACGGCTTCCGTGCGATCTTCTTCATTCCGTACACCCTGTCGGTGCTGGTCATCGGCTACGTGTTCAAGTACATCTTCATGACTCCGCTGCCGGAGCTCGGCCAGGCGTTGCATATCGACTGGCTGTCCACATCGATGATCTCCAATCCTGATCTGGCGTGGTTCCCGATCGTGTTCCTGTCAATCTGGCAGGGCGTGGCCTACTCCACCCTGCTGTATCTGGCGGGTCTGCAGACCATCGACAACGAGATCTACGAAGCGGCGTCCATCGACGGCGTGAACGCTTGGCAGAACTTCTGGCAGATCACCTTCCCGCTGATCGGCCCCTTCTTCACGATCAACATGGTTCTGAGCCTCAAGAACTCGCTCGGCGCGTTCGACCAGATCATGGCGTTGACCAAGGGCGGCCCGGATTCCAAGACCGAAACCGTGTCGTACCTGATCTTCCAGAACGGCTTGGGCAATGGCGAATACTCCTATCAGATGGCGAACGCGGTCACGTTCTTCATCGTGCTGGCAATCCTCGCATTCGTGCAGCTGAAGTTCTTCAGCGGCAAGGAAAAGGTCTGA
- a CDS encoding Na+/H+ antiporter, whose protein sequence is MAVFELILCIIAAVVLSSFLSRFIPKVSTPLVQIALGALATQMPFFPDVTLDPELFMVLFIAPLLYLEAHEIDKRELLRSVKLSLSLAIGLAIATMVAVGFVLHSIWPSITLAAALALGAALGPTDAVAVSSLGKEAALTQRQAGVLKGESLFNDASGIVGFQFAIAAAISGVFEIGQSATQFVVSFFGGAIFGLAMGMIADVLFESLRSVGWETTTSRILMELFLPFLLYLGAEAAHVSGILAVVAAGLTIRFDHTGIGPNVARTNIVSSSVWGVLSFTLNGTVFILLGMLLPDAMSASWDDPTVSNWRLLMAILTVSAVVIVMRFLWISLMLRVARDTTTHKRRKMTLARWRSAAVMTFGGPKGTITLSLMFTIPYTVSSGEWFPMRDELIFIAGGVIVVTLLLANFLLPLLAPNRNKDASVEMSEITIEVLRRTVEELTGRVTPDNRKAVLMIIDSYTKRITRLKQRIGETDPQGYMQLQIAALNWEKEYVKARLADVKAHPSENKAANDLEAEACERLLDQIMNSLRHIETAHDSGRTIWQLKGRFRALQRRTGMFVRRVNSKIRRTTPLFSDDELFAHTRTVQVDAIEHVIDRLYEEMGKDTYNTEHCSGLLLDYRRGEAALRARPNVGDSAEAQAQAEEVKRESYGIELGVIQDMYEAGDITRAQSKQLRRNVYVMSVDADAQI, encoded by the coding sequence TTGGCAGTATTCGAACTCATCCTATGCATTATCGCTGCCGTCGTATTGTCCTCATTCCTCAGCCGCTTTATTCCCAAGGTCTCCACCCCGCTCGTGCAGATCGCATTGGGGGCATTGGCCACGCAAATGCCATTCTTTCCGGACGTCACGCTCGACCCGGAACTGTTCATGGTGTTGTTCATTGCGCCGCTGCTGTATCTCGAGGCGCATGAAATCGACAAACGCGAGCTGCTGCGCTCAGTCAAATTGTCGTTGTCCCTAGCCATCGGATTGGCCATCGCCACCATGGTGGCGGTCGGTTTCGTCCTCCACTCCATATGGCCTTCGATCACTCTCGCCGCGGCCCTTGCACTTGGTGCCGCACTGGGACCTACCGATGCGGTGGCGGTATCGTCTCTTGGCAAGGAGGCCGCACTGACACAGCGTCAGGCTGGCGTGCTGAAGGGTGAATCCCTGTTCAATGACGCTTCCGGCATCGTCGGCTTCCAGTTCGCCATAGCGGCGGCCATCAGCGGAGTCTTTGAAATCGGTCAGTCGGCAACGCAATTCGTCGTGTCGTTCTTTGGTGGAGCCATTTTCGGCCTGGCCATGGGCATGATCGCCGATGTGCTGTTCGAATCGCTGCGTTCCGTCGGTTGGGAGACGACCACCAGCAGAATCCTCATGGAGCTTTTCCTACCGTTCCTGCTGTATCTGGGTGCGGAAGCGGCGCATGTCTCCGGCATTCTCGCAGTCGTCGCCGCCGGTCTGACCATCCGCTTCGACCATACCGGCATCGGACCGAACGTGGCACGCACGAACATCGTATCGTCAAGCGTATGGGGCGTACTGTCGTTCACGCTGAACGGTACCGTGTTCATTCTGCTCGGCATGCTGCTCCCGGATGCGATGAGCGCCAGCTGGGATGATCCGACGGTCAGCAACTGGCGGCTGCTGATGGCCATCCTGACCGTTTCCGCAGTGGTGATCGTCATGCGTTTCCTATGGATTTCGCTCATGCTGCGCGTCGCCCGTGATACGACCACGCACAAGCGTCGCAAGATGACGTTGGCACGTTGGCGATCGGCCGCCGTCATGACGTTCGGCGGACCGAAAGGCACCATCACGCTATCGTTGATGTTCACCATCCCCTACACCGTCAGCAGCGGCGAATGGTTCCCGATGCGTGACGAGCTGATCTTCATCGCGGGTGGCGTAATCGTGGTGACGCTGCTGCTCGCCAACTTCCTGCTGCCGTTGCTCGCGCCGAACCGCAATAAAGACGCTTCCGTGGAGATGAGCGAAATCACCATCGAGGTGCTGCGTCGAACCGTAGAGGAGCTGACGGGGCGAGTCACGCCCGACAATCGCAAGGCCGTGCTCATGATCATCGATTCCTACACGAAGCGCATCACACGGCTTAAGCAGCGCATCGGCGAAACCGACCCGCAGGGCTACATGCAACTGCAGATTGCCGCGCTCAACTGGGAGAAAGAGTATGTGAAGGCGCGATTGGCCGACGTGAAGGCGCATCCGAGCGAGAACAAGGCGGCCAACGACTTGGAAGCCGAAGCCTGCGAACGTCTGCTCGATCAGATCATGAACTCGTTGCGCCATATCGAGACCGCCCATGATTCCGGACGCACCATCTGGCAGCTGAAAGGCCGGTTCAGGGCGCTGCAACGCCGTACGGGCATGTTCGTACGCCGCGTGAACAGCAAGATTCGCCGCACCACGCCGTTGTTCAGCGACGACGAGCTATTCGCCCATACGCGCACCGTGCAGGTGGACGCGATCGAGCACGTGATCGATCGACTGTATGAGGAGATGGGCAAGGATACGTACAACACCGAGCATTGTTCCGGCCTGTTGCTGGATTACCGTCGAGGCGAGGCCGCGCTGCGCGCACGCCCGAATGTGGGCGACAGCGCCGAAGCACAGGCGCAGGCCGAAGAGGTCAAGCGCGAGAGCTACGGCATCGAGCTCGGTGTGATTCAGGACATGTACGAAGCAGGCGACATCACCCGCGCACAGTCCAAGCAGCTGCGCCGCAACGTCTACGTGATGAGCGTCGACGCCGATGCCCAGATCTGA
- a CDS encoding nucleoside deaminase produces MAWDAGMEVALRLAREAAAEGEVPVGAVVLDAAGQVIGRGRNLREADRDPLAHAEVKAMTEAAHALGTWNLADCTLIVTLEPCPMCAGACLQTHIGRIVFGAWDAKLGACGSVWDIPRDPHIGSVPEVIGGMHESECARILTDFFTDKRIR; encoded by the coding sequence ATGGCATGGGATGCAGGTATGGAAGTCGCGCTTCGGTTGGCACGTGAGGCGGCCGCCGAAGGGGAGGTACCCGTCGGGGCCGTGGTATTGGATGCCGCCGGACAGGTGATCGGCCGGGGTCGCAACCTGCGGGAGGCCGACCGCGATCCGTTGGCCCATGCCGAGGTCAAGGCCATGACTGAGGCCGCGCATGCACTCGGTACTTGGAACCTTGCCGATTGCACGCTTATCGTCACGCTCGAACCTTGCCCGATGTGCGCCGGCGCCTGCTTGCAGACGCATATCGGCCGCATCGTCTTCGGGGCGTGGGATGCCAAGCTTGGTGCATGCGGCTCGGTTTGGGATATTCCCCGTGATCCGCATATCGGCAGCGTCCCGGAAGTCATCGGCGGCATGCACGAATCGGAATGTGCGCGGATCCTCACGGATTTTTTCACCGACAAACGAATCCGCTGA
- a CDS encoding ROK family protein — protein MADSPLPQWFDGSSYTHKVAASIMKYGPIARITLAQILGLSQGAISRITSDLIYAGVVEETPMTADQTGKLPRGFTTKENGERRGRPQTGLRIITNARTFVGIKLNASLASAVAVNAGGHIITGCHEQAIDDASPEVVVQIIKRLITDCSSEAAMAGWPKPCAAGISIGGHVVNDSVVTFAPFMHWSQPVHLSQMVHAATGLPTGIYNDIDSLLVDACWFGSGVGLSSFAVLTVGVGVGYSLALNGELVNCPDKSYGLVGHILVDPEGPRCVSGHKGCAQCLSDDSIVEEYSHAIGHVVTFADFARDAKANVPQATKLVNRTCFRLGTLVATIANIAMPEKIMIAGESSFIAQLGIDDLRNGINNYRHSQAAPVDFEIPDHDWALWAKAAAAQAIRQYVS, from the coding sequence ATGGCAGATTCTCCTCTTCCACAGTGGTTCGACGGCTCGAGCTATACCCACAAAGTGGCGGCCAGCATCATGAAATACGGGCCGATCGCACGCATCACGCTAGCGCAGATCCTCGGTCTTTCGCAGGGAGCAATCTCGCGCATCACCAGCGATCTGATTTACGCCGGCGTTGTCGAAGAGACTCCGATGACCGCCGATCAGACGGGCAAATTACCGAGAGGATTCACGACGAAAGAGAACGGCGAGCGTCGTGGCCGTCCGCAGACGGGACTGCGCATCATCACGAATGCACGCACATTCGTGGGCATCAAATTGAACGCCTCGCTCGCTTCCGCCGTGGCCGTGAACGCAGGCGGGCATATCATCACCGGCTGCCACGAGCAAGCGATTGACGATGCCTCGCCGGAAGTCGTGGTGCAGATCATCAAACGGCTGATCACAGACTGCTCCAGCGAGGCCGCAATGGCCGGATGGCCGAAGCCTTGCGCGGCCGGCATTTCGATCGGCGGCCACGTGGTGAATGATTCGGTGGTAACGTTCGCGCCGTTCATGCACTGGTCGCAACCAGTGCATCTTTCGCAGATGGTACATGCGGCCACCGGACTGCCGACCGGCATCTACAACGACATCGATTCGTTGCTGGTGGATGCCTGCTGGTTCGGCTCGGGAGTGGGACTGAGCAGCTTCGCCGTGCTCACGGTCGGGGTGGGCGTGGGCTATTCGCTGGCGCTGAACGGCGAACTGGTGAACTGCCCGGACAAATCCTACGGTCTGGTGGGGCATATTCTGGTTGATCCGGAAGGTCCACGCTGCGTATCCGGCCACAAGGGATGCGCGCAATGTTTGAGCGACGACTCCATCGTGGAGGAATACTCCCATGCCATCGGCCACGTGGTCACATTCGCCGATTTCGCCCGCGACGCCAAAGCGAATGTGCCGCAGGCCACGAAACTCGTGAACCGTACATGCTTCCGGCTGGGAACGCTGGTGGCGACGATCGCGAACATCGCCATGCCGGAGAAAATCATGATTGCAGGCGAATCGTCGTTCATCGCCCAGCTTGGCATCGATGACCTGCGCAACGGCATCAACAACTATCGGCACAGCCAGGCCGCACCGGTGGATTTCGAGATTCCCGACCACGACTGGGCGCTATGGGCCAAGGCCGCAGCCGCTCAGGCCATCCGTCAGTATGTAAGCTAA
- a CDS encoding alpha/beta hydrolase, translating into MNEALEGNLIGRESNVVPGRFGEPLQVAYAQYSPGGGCAAPRRPLFLCLHGWGSNEADLADMMRYVAPYNDFASLRAPLVLQEAGSGEFGFGQGAYSWFHDCVPSGDDLDRDAFAAASAIDDWVAENVPEDRTVVPIGFSQGGLLAIHLLRVHPERYLASVSLSGFLAPGSVAGTAPADDRLAALNVPVFYGYGNSDTVIPKPEIFATAAWLDEHTFLTAKGYRGLDHAVSLDEFSDLRDWLAMHDIAPGVL; encoded by the coding sequence ATGAACGAAGCACTCGAAGGCAATCTGATCGGACGCGAATCGAATGTGGTACCGGGCCGTTTCGGCGAGCCGTTGCAGGTAGCATATGCGCAGTATTCACCTGGCGGCGGCTGTGCGGCCCCACGGCGGCCACTGTTCCTATGCCTGCATGGCTGGGGCTCGAATGAGGCCGATCTTGCCGATATGATGCGCTACGTCGCCCCATATAACGATTTCGCCTCGCTGCGTGCACCGCTCGTGTTGCAAGAGGCCGGTTCGGGCGAATTCGGCTTCGGCCAGGGCGCCTATTCCTGGTTCCATGATTGCGTACCTTCCGGCGATGATCTGGACCGCGATGCGTTCGCTGCGGCGAGCGCGATTGATGACTGGGTCGCCGAGAACGTTCCCGAAGACCGTACCGTCGTGCCGATTGGCTTTTCGCAGGGAGGCCTGCTTGCGATTCATCTGCTGCGGGTCCACCCGGAACGCTATCTTGCGTCGGTTTCGTTGTCCGGTTTCCTCGCGCCGGGGTCCGTTGCCGGTACCGCGCCCGCCGATGATCGTCTGGCCGCGCTCAACGTACCGGTTTTCTATGGGTACGGCAACAGCGATACCGTGATTCCCAAGCCGGAGATCTTCGCCACCGCCGCCTGGCTGGACGAACACACGTTCCTGACTGCGAAAGGCTACCGTGGCCTCGACCATGCCGTCAGCCTCGATGAGTTCAGCGATCTGCGAGACTGGCTGGCCATGCACGACATCGCACCAGGCGTGCTGTAG